The following are encoded together in the Serinus canaria isolate serCan28SL12 unplaced genomic scaffold, serCan2020 HiC_scaffold_33, whole genome shotgun sequence genome:
- the DCBLD2 gene encoding discoidin, CUB and LCCL domain-containing protein 2 isoform X1, with amino-acid sequence MVSPGQPLPAGTRRAASLLRPNLLLLLLLLRGTEAQKGDGCGHTVLGPESGTLASINYPQTSPNSTVCEWEIIVKAGQRVQIKFGDIDIDDSDSCHSSYLRVHNGIGPNRTEIGKYCGFGFQMDGLITSKSNEVTVQFMSGIHTSGRGFLAAYSTTGKSDLITCLDNASHFSEPEFNKYCPAGCVIPFADISGTIPHGYRDSSSLCMAGVHAGVVSDTLGGQINVVISKGIPYYEGSLANNVTSKVGPLSTSLFTFKTSGCYGTLGMESGVIPDSHITSSSIFEWPNRTGQVNVWKPENARLKRIGPPWAAFISDEHQWLQIDLNKEKKVTGIITTGSTLSEHYYYVSAYRILYSDDAHKWTVYREPGMGKDKIFQGNTELYQEVRNNFIPPIIARFFRINPLKWHQKIAMKVELLGCQFSIGRAPKITLPPTPQNKNYEKNADFVDDFLHSVKTSLQTDKTTFTPEIKNATVTPSVTKDVALAAVLVPVLVMIFTTLILILVCAWHWRNRKKKTEDTYDLSYWDRAGWWKGMKQFFPIKSAEHEETPVCYSSSEISHLRPREVPTMLQTESAEYAQPLVGGIVGTLHQRSTFKPEEGKEASYADLDPYNSPIQEVYHAYAEPLPVSGPEYATPIIMDMSSHPSTPLGAPSISTFKAAGNQAPPLVGMCSKLLSRTDSASSAQALYDIPKGQPGLGNANQLVYQVPQSVAHPAVSKDEQS; translated from the exons GTGACGGGTGTGGACACACTGTGCTGGGCCCTGAGAGTGGGACCCTGGCCTCCATAAACTACCCCCAGACCTCTCCCAATAGCACTGTGTGTGAGTGGGAAATCATTGTGAAGGCTGGGCAGCGAGTTCAGATCAAGTTTGGTGATATTGATATTGATGACTCCGATTCCTGTCATTCCAGTTACCTGAGAGTTCATAATGGCATTGGACCCAACAGGACAGAAATAG GAAAATACTGTGGGTTTGGCTTTCAAATGGATGGTTTAATTACTTCAAAAAGTAATGAAGTCACAGTACAGTTCATGAGTGGAATTCACACTTCTGGACGTGGATTTCTTGCAGCTTATTCAACCACTGGCAAATCAG actTAATTACCTGTTTAGACAATGCAAGTCACTTTTCCGAACCAGAATTCAA tAAGTATTGTCCAGCTGGATGTGTGATTCCTTTTGCTGATATTTCAGGCACTATTCCTCATGGATACAGAGAT TCATCATCACTTTGTATGGCCGGTGTTCACGCAGGTGTCGTGTCAGATACTCTGGGTGGTCAAATTAATGTTGTAATCAGCAAGGGCATTCCGTACTATGAAGGCTCCCTGGCTAACAATGTCACCTCAAAAGT GGGACCCTTGTCTACAAGTCTCTTCACCTTTAAGACAAGTG GTTGCTATGGGACACTGGGGATGGAGTCTGGGGTGATTCCTGATTCCCACATCACATCATCATCGATTTTCGAGTGGCCTAACCGAACAGGACAAGTAAACGTTTGGAAACCTGAAAATGCCCGACTAAAAAGGATTGGACCTCCTTGGGCTGCTTTTATCAGTGATGAACATCAGTGGTTGCAGATTGActtgaataaagaaaagaaagtaacaG GTATTATAACTACTGGATCAACTTTATCAGAGCACTACTATTATGTCTCAGCTTACAGAATTTTATACAGTGATGATGCACATAAGTGGACAGTGTACAGAGAACCTGGAATGGGTAAAGATAAG ATATTTCAGGGGAATACTGAATTGTACCAGGAAGTTCGCAATAATTTCATTCCACCTATAATTGCACGTTTTTTTAGGATTAACCCCTTAAAATGGCACCAGAAAATTGCAATGAAAGTAGAATTACTAGGATGCCAGTTTAGTATAG GTCGTGCTCCTAAAATTACTTTGCCACCAACACCTCAGAACAAGAATTACGAGAAGAATGCTGACTTTGTGGATGACTTCCTTCATTCAGTGAAGACTTCACTGCAGACAGATAAAACAACTTTCacaccagaaataaaaaacGCTACAGTGACTCCAAGTGTAACCAAAG ATGTGGCATTGGCAGCAGTTCTGGTTCCAGTGCTGGTGATGATCTTCACTACTCTGATTCTTATCTTAGTTTGTGCGTGGCATTGGAGAAACCG caagaaaaaaactgagGACACATATGATCTATCTTACTGGGATCGTGCAG GATGGTGGAAGGGGATGAAGCAGTTTTTCCCGATCAAATCAGCAGAACATGAAGAAACTCCTGTATGctacagcagcagtgaaatcaGTCACCTGAGACCAAGAGAAGTCCCAACAATGTTGCAAACAGAGTCTGCAG AATATGCTCAGCCTCTGGTAGGGGGAATTGTGGGCACGCTTCACCAGAGATCAACCTTCAAaccagaggaaggaaaagaagccaGTTACGCTGACTTGGACCCTTACAATTCCCCTATCCAAGAAGTTTACCACGCCTATGCTGAGCCACTGCCCGTAAGCGGACCTGAGTATGCGACTCCAATAATCATGGACATGTCCAGCCATCCCAGCACCCCTCTTGGGGCTCCTTCCATTTCCACCTTCAAAGCTGCAGGGAATCAAGCTCCTCCACTGGTTGGAATGTGCAGTAAACTGCTATCCAGGACAGACAGTGCATCCTCAGCACAGGCACTGTACGATATACCAaaggggcagcctgggctgggcaatGCCAACCAACTCGTGTACCAGGTACCGCAGAGCGTAGCCCATCCCGCTGTGAGTAAGGATGAACAAAGTTAG
- the DCBLD2 gene encoding discoidin, CUB and LCCL domain-containing protein 2 isoform X3, with translation MVSPGQPLPAGTRRAASLLRPNLLLLLLLLRGTEAQKGDGCGHTVLGPESGTLASINYPQTSPNSTVCEWEIIVKAGQRVQIKFGDIDIDDSDSCHSSYLRVHNGIGPNRTEIGKYCGFGFQMDGLITSKSNEVTVQFMSGIHTSGRGFLAAYSTTGKSDLITCLDNASHFSEPEFNKYCPAGCVIPFADISGTIPHGYRDSSSLCMAGVHAGVVSDTLGGQINVVISKGIPYYEGSLANNVTSKVGPLSTSLFTFKTSGCYGTLGMESGVIPDSHITSSSIFEWPNRTGQVNVWKPENARLKRIGPPWAAFISDEHQWLQIDLNKEKKVTGIITTGSTLSEHYYYVSAYRILYSDDAHKWTVYREPGMGKDKIFQGNTELYQEVRNNFIPPIIARFFRINPLKWHQKIAMKVELLGCQFSIGRAPKITLPPTPQNKNYEKNADFVDDFLHSVKTSLQTDKTTFTPEIKNATVTPSVTKDVALAAVLVPVLVMIFTTLILILVCAWHWRNRKKKTEDTYDLSYWDRAGWWKGMKQFFPIKSAEHEETPVCYSSSEISHLRPREVPTMLQTESAGNSNNDKIT, from the exons GTGACGGGTGTGGACACACTGTGCTGGGCCCTGAGAGTGGGACCCTGGCCTCCATAAACTACCCCCAGACCTCTCCCAATAGCACTGTGTGTGAGTGGGAAATCATTGTGAAGGCTGGGCAGCGAGTTCAGATCAAGTTTGGTGATATTGATATTGATGACTCCGATTCCTGTCATTCCAGTTACCTGAGAGTTCATAATGGCATTGGACCCAACAGGACAGAAATAG GAAAATACTGTGGGTTTGGCTTTCAAATGGATGGTTTAATTACTTCAAAAAGTAATGAAGTCACAGTACAGTTCATGAGTGGAATTCACACTTCTGGACGTGGATTTCTTGCAGCTTATTCAACCACTGGCAAATCAG actTAATTACCTGTTTAGACAATGCAAGTCACTTTTCCGAACCAGAATTCAA tAAGTATTGTCCAGCTGGATGTGTGATTCCTTTTGCTGATATTTCAGGCACTATTCCTCATGGATACAGAGAT TCATCATCACTTTGTATGGCCGGTGTTCACGCAGGTGTCGTGTCAGATACTCTGGGTGGTCAAATTAATGTTGTAATCAGCAAGGGCATTCCGTACTATGAAGGCTCCCTGGCTAACAATGTCACCTCAAAAGT GGGACCCTTGTCTACAAGTCTCTTCACCTTTAAGACAAGTG GTTGCTATGGGACACTGGGGATGGAGTCTGGGGTGATTCCTGATTCCCACATCACATCATCATCGATTTTCGAGTGGCCTAACCGAACAGGACAAGTAAACGTTTGGAAACCTGAAAATGCCCGACTAAAAAGGATTGGACCTCCTTGGGCTGCTTTTATCAGTGATGAACATCAGTGGTTGCAGATTGActtgaataaagaaaagaaagtaacaG GTATTATAACTACTGGATCAACTTTATCAGAGCACTACTATTATGTCTCAGCTTACAGAATTTTATACAGTGATGATGCACATAAGTGGACAGTGTACAGAGAACCTGGAATGGGTAAAGATAAG ATATTTCAGGGGAATACTGAATTGTACCAGGAAGTTCGCAATAATTTCATTCCACCTATAATTGCACGTTTTTTTAGGATTAACCCCTTAAAATGGCACCAGAAAATTGCAATGAAAGTAGAATTACTAGGATGCCAGTTTAGTATAG GTCGTGCTCCTAAAATTACTTTGCCACCAACACCTCAGAACAAGAATTACGAGAAGAATGCTGACTTTGTGGATGACTTCCTTCATTCAGTGAAGACTTCACTGCAGACAGATAAAACAACTTTCacaccagaaataaaaaacGCTACAGTGACTCCAAGTGTAACCAAAG ATGTGGCATTGGCAGCAGTTCTGGTTCCAGTGCTGGTGATGATCTTCACTACTCTGATTCTTATCTTAGTTTGTGCGTGGCATTGGAGAAACCG caagaaaaaaactgagGACACATATGATCTATCTTACTGGGATCGTGCAG GATGGTGGAAGGGGATGAAGCAGTTTTTCCCGATCAAATCAGCAGAACATGAAGAAACTCCTGTATGctacagcagcagtgaaatcaGTCACCTGAGACCAAGAGAAGTCCCAACAATGTTGCAAACAGAGTCTGCAG
- the DCBLD2 gene encoding discoidin, CUB and LCCL domain-containing protein 2 isoform X2 has translation MVSPGQPLPAGTRRAASLLRPNLLLLLLLLRGTEAQKGDGCGHTVLGPESGTLASINYPQTSPNSTVCEWEIIVKAGQRVQIKFGDIDIDDSDSCHSSYLRVHNGIGPNRTEIGKYCGFGFQMDGLITSKSNEVTVQFMSGIHTSGRGFLAAYSTTGKSDLITCLDNASHFSEPEFNKYCPAGCVIPFADISGTIPHGYRDSSSLCMAGVHAGVVSDTLGGQINVVISKGIPYYEGSLANNVTSKVGPLSTSLFTFKTSGCYGTLGMESGVIPDSHITSSSIFEWPNRTGQVNVWKPENARLKRIGPPWAAFISDEHQWLQIDLNKEKKVTGIITTGSTLSEHYYYVSAYRILYSDDAHKWTVYREPGMGKDKIFQGNTELYQEVRNNFIPPIIARFFRINPLKWHQKIAMKVELLGCQFSIGRAPKITLPPTPQNKNYEKNADFVDDFLHSVKTSLQTDKTTFTPEIKNATVTPSVTKDVALAAVLVPVLVMIFTTLILILVCAWHWRNRKKKTEDTYDLSYWDRAEHEETPVCYSSSEISHLRPREVPTMLQTESAEYAQPLVGGIVGTLHQRSTFKPEEGKEASYADLDPYNSPIQEVYHAYAEPLPVSGPEYATPIIMDMSSHPSTPLGAPSISTFKAAGNQAPPLVGMCSKLLSRTDSASSAQALYDIPKGQPGLGNANQLVYQVPQSVAHPAVSKDEQS, from the exons GTGACGGGTGTGGACACACTGTGCTGGGCCCTGAGAGTGGGACCCTGGCCTCCATAAACTACCCCCAGACCTCTCCCAATAGCACTGTGTGTGAGTGGGAAATCATTGTGAAGGCTGGGCAGCGAGTTCAGATCAAGTTTGGTGATATTGATATTGATGACTCCGATTCCTGTCATTCCAGTTACCTGAGAGTTCATAATGGCATTGGACCCAACAGGACAGAAATAG GAAAATACTGTGGGTTTGGCTTTCAAATGGATGGTTTAATTACTTCAAAAAGTAATGAAGTCACAGTACAGTTCATGAGTGGAATTCACACTTCTGGACGTGGATTTCTTGCAGCTTATTCAACCACTGGCAAATCAG actTAATTACCTGTTTAGACAATGCAAGTCACTTTTCCGAACCAGAATTCAA tAAGTATTGTCCAGCTGGATGTGTGATTCCTTTTGCTGATATTTCAGGCACTATTCCTCATGGATACAGAGAT TCATCATCACTTTGTATGGCCGGTGTTCACGCAGGTGTCGTGTCAGATACTCTGGGTGGTCAAATTAATGTTGTAATCAGCAAGGGCATTCCGTACTATGAAGGCTCCCTGGCTAACAATGTCACCTCAAAAGT GGGACCCTTGTCTACAAGTCTCTTCACCTTTAAGACAAGTG GTTGCTATGGGACACTGGGGATGGAGTCTGGGGTGATTCCTGATTCCCACATCACATCATCATCGATTTTCGAGTGGCCTAACCGAACAGGACAAGTAAACGTTTGGAAACCTGAAAATGCCCGACTAAAAAGGATTGGACCTCCTTGGGCTGCTTTTATCAGTGATGAACATCAGTGGTTGCAGATTGActtgaataaagaaaagaaagtaacaG GTATTATAACTACTGGATCAACTTTATCAGAGCACTACTATTATGTCTCAGCTTACAGAATTTTATACAGTGATGATGCACATAAGTGGACAGTGTACAGAGAACCTGGAATGGGTAAAGATAAG ATATTTCAGGGGAATACTGAATTGTACCAGGAAGTTCGCAATAATTTCATTCCACCTATAATTGCACGTTTTTTTAGGATTAACCCCTTAAAATGGCACCAGAAAATTGCAATGAAAGTAGAATTACTAGGATGCCAGTTTAGTATAG GTCGTGCTCCTAAAATTACTTTGCCACCAACACCTCAGAACAAGAATTACGAGAAGAATGCTGACTTTGTGGATGACTTCCTTCATTCAGTGAAGACTTCACTGCAGACAGATAAAACAACTTTCacaccagaaataaaaaacGCTACAGTGACTCCAAGTGTAACCAAAG ATGTGGCATTGGCAGCAGTTCTGGTTCCAGTGCTGGTGATGATCTTCACTACTCTGATTCTTATCTTAGTTTGTGCGTGGCATTGGAGAAACCG caagaaaaaaactgagGACACATATGATCTATCTTACTGGGATCGTGCAG AACATGAAGAAACTCCTGTATGctacagcagcagtgaaatcaGTCACCTGAGACCAAGAGAAGTCCCAACAATGTTGCAAACAGAGTCTGCAG AATATGCTCAGCCTCTGGTAGGGGGAATTGTGGGCACGCTTCACCAGAGATCAACCTTCAAaccagaggaaggaaaagaagccaGTTACGCTGACTTGGACCCTTACAATTCCCCTATCCAAGAAGTTTACCACGCCTATGCTGAGCCACTGCCCGTAAGCGGACCTGAGTATGCGACTCCAATAATCATGGACATGTCCAGCCATCCCAGCACCCCTCTTGGGGCTCCTTCCATTTCCACCTTCAAAGCTGCAGGGAATCAAGCTCCTCCACTGGTTGGAATGTGCAGTAAACTGCTATCCAGGACAGACAGTGCATCCTCAGCACAGGCACTGTACGATATACCAaaggggcagcctgggctgggcaatGCCAACCAACTCGTGTACCAGGTACCGCAGAGCGTAGCCCATCCCGCTGTGAGTAAGGATGAACAAAGTTAG